One Ignavibacterium sp. DNA segment encodes these proteins:
- a CDS encoding M14 family zinc carboxypeptidase, translating into MKQVIKQIIFLIIILNILLISQDRYKTINGKNVEVDKCGFPIDESFQEQVLSTEYMGYSYDSLLADLNKWRLSEYVKIDSIGLSVQGRPLWQLTIADDPDNISGKRTVHIHARTHPQETEGFYVTREIIKILISESELAQTARGNCVFYVIPMINPDGVVLGLPRRNANNVDLESNWNTFPHQPEVAALKARFIQLMASENPIEVMLNMHSSSDCKRYFVYHHENGTSPAYAVLEQNFINGVRFYYPNGIEPFNFFVSWTGGTALQYPESWFWINHGESVMAITYEDMYQCSQTGNFDITANAILRGTLDYMNIATDLNDAVFVQPDNFVLYQNYPNPFNPTTSIQYTIGSRQFVTLKVYDVLGNEVSVLVNEEKSAGEYEIEFNSYSAGGNNIASGIYFYQLQTDNFIQTKKMILIQ; encoded by the coding sequence TTGAAGCAAGTTATTAAACAGATAATATTTTTAATAATCATTCTTAACATTTTATTAATCTCTCAGGACAGGTACAAAACTATTAATGGTAAAAATGTAGAGGTGGATAAATGCGGCTTTCCTATTGATGAATCTTTTCAGGAACAAGTTTTATCAACTGAATATATGGGCTACAGTTATGATAGTTTATTAGCTGATCTGAACAAATGGCGTTTGAGTGAATATGTAAAGATTGATTCGATTGGTTTAAGTGTACAAGGCAGACCATTGTGGCAGCTTACTATTGCCGATGATCCGGATAATATTTCAGGAAAAAGAACAGTACATATTCATGCAAGAACTCATCCGCAGGAAACTGAAGGATTCTATGTTACAAGAGAAATTATAAAAATACTTATTTCGGAATCTGAATTGGCTCAGACTGCCCGGGGTAACTGTGTGTTTTATGTTATTCCGATGATTAACCCTGATGGAGTTGTTTTAGGTTTACCGAGAAGAAATGCAAACAATGTTGATCTTGAAAGCAACTGGAATACTTTTCCTCATCAGCCGGAAGTTGCAGCTTTGAAAGCCAGATTTATTCAGCTGATGGCATCTGAAAATCCAATTGAAGTAATGCTTAATATGCACTCTTCATCTGATTGCAAAAGATATTTTGTTTATCATCATGAAAACGGCACATCGCCTGCTTATGCAGTACTTGAACAGAATTTTATAAATGGTGTAAGATTTTATTATCCTAATGGAATTGAACCTTTTAATTTTTTTGTCAGCTGGACAGGCGGCACCGCACTTCAGTATCCGGAAAGCTGGTTCTGGATAAATCATGGAGAAAGTGTTATGGCAATTACTTACGAAGATATGTATCAATGTTCACAAACAGGCAATTTTGATATTACTGCCAATGCAATTTTAAGAGGCACTCTTGATTACATGAATATCGCTACAGATTTAAATGATGCGGTATTTGTTCAACCGGATAATTTTGTGCTTTACCAGAATTATCCGAACCCGTTTAATCCAACAACCAGTATTCAATATACAATAGGCAGTAGACAATTTGTAACCTTAAAGGTTTATGATGTTCTTGGAAATGAAGTTTCTGTTCTGGTTAATGAAGAAAAATCAGCCGGAGAATATGAGATTGAATTTAATAGTTATTCTGCCGGAGGTAATAATATTGCCAGTGGTATATATTTTTATCAATTACAAACCGATAACTTTATACAAACGAAAAAAATGATTTTAATTCAGTAA
- the recN gene encoding DNA repair protein RecN, translated as MLKSLEIKDYALIDHTQIEFGKGLNIITGETGAGKSILIDAMSLLLGERASIDVVRKGAQKAFVEGFFDVESNKKVRSLLEANEIEFQPDLIIRREISLKGSNRCFINDTPVALTLIKQLGDFLVDLHGQHEHQSLLRVESHISFLDEYAGNSKLIEEYQALYKELNKKNSELKNLKSKEESIKEKREIYAFQIKEIDSVSPSISEDDAILNELNILENSEKLLELTEEVYTKLYDAEPSVIDLLGETKHKLNQLSGIDKSFLESEGECDSALTIVKELADSLRLYKSKIDVDPKEIEYKRERLGTINLLKKKYGGSIENIIEHRNKIGKDFELADNFSDAINKIQSEIKTLQKSTGEAAEKISLSRKKSAAKIESEVIRSLAQLGISNGSFKVRISKTETDGVDFILFNNKKYNYSDSGFDEVEFYISTNTGEDVKPLAKVASGGEVSRIMLSLKTILAESDKLPVLIFDEIDTGVSGRIAQKVGTALRNLASFHQIIAITHLPQIAGMADYHYSVEKKQIDDRTVSSIRQLDDNERISEVAKLVSGEVLTKESIESAKQLILNRQ; from the coding sequence ATGCTCAAATCATTAGAAATAAAAGATTACGCACTAATTGATCATACCCAAATCGAGTTTGGCAAGGGTCTAAATATAATAACCGGTGAAACAGGCGCCGGTAAATCAATTTTGATCGATGCAATGAGTCTGCTGCTCGGTGAAAGAGCTTCAATTGATGTTGTGAGGAAAGGTGCACAGAAAGCTTTCGTTGAAGGTTTCTTTGATGTAGAGTCAAATAAAAAAGTAAGGTCTTTATTAGAAGCAAACGAAATTGAGTTTCAGCCAGATTTAATTATTCGGCGCGAGATTTCACTAAAAGGCTCTAACAGATGTTTTATAAACGATACCCCTGTTGCATTAACTCTTATTAAACAGCTTGGTGATTTTCTTGTTGATCTTCATGGTCAGCATGAACATCAGTCATTACTACGGGTTGAAAGTCATATTAGTTTTCTTGATGAGTATGCGGGAAATTCTAAATTGATTGAGGAATATCAAGCTCTTTATAAAGAATTAAACAAAAAAAACAGTGAGCTAAAGAATTTAAAGTCAAAGGAAGAATCAATTAAAGAAAAAAGGGAAATCTATGCTTTCCAAATCAAAGAAATTGATTCTGTTTCACCTTCTATCAGTGAAGATGATGCAATTTTAAATGAACTTAATATTCTTGAAAATTCAGAGAAACTGTTGGAACTTACTGAAGAGGTTTATACAAAATTATATGATGCAGAACCATCTGTCATTGATCTGCTGGGTGAAACTAAACACAAATTAAATCAACTTTCCGGAATAGATAAATCATTTCTTGAATCTGAAGGCGAGTGTGACTCGGCTTTAACGATAGTAAAAGAATTAGCTGACTCATTAAGATTATATAAATCAAAAATTGATGTTGACCCAAAAGAGATTGAATACAAGCGTGAACGGCTTGGTACAATAAATTTGTTAAAGAAAAAATACGGCGGCTCAATTGAAAATATTATTGAACACCGGAATAAAATTGGAAAAGATTTTGAACTTGCTGATAATTTTTCAGATGCAATTAATAAAATTCAGAGTGAAATAAAAACTCTTCAAAAATCCACAGGTGAAGCGGCCGAAAAAATCTCCTTGTCAAGAAAAAAATCCGCAGCAAAAATTGAAAGCGAGGTAATTAGATCATTAGCTCAGCTTGGTATTTCAAATGGATCATTCAAAGTTAGAATAAGCAAAACAGAAACAGACGGTGTTGATTTTATTTTATTCAATAATAAAAAATATAATTATTCTGATTCGGGTTTTGATGAAGTCGAGTTTTACATAAGCACAAATACTGGTGAAGATGTTAAACCTTTGGCAAAAGTAGCCTCCGGCGGCGAAGTATCCAGAATAATGCTTTCATTGAAAACTATTCTTGCTGAATCTGATAAACTCCCGGTATTGATATTTGATGAGATTGATACCGGTGTAAGCGGAAGAATTGCTCAAAAGGTCGGTACAGCATTACGGAATCTTGCATCTTTTCATCAGATAATTGCTATAACACATCTCCCGCAAATTGCCGGCATGGCAGATTATCATTACTCGGTTGAGAAAAAACAAATTGATGACCGCACTGTTAGTTCTATCAGACAGCTTGATGATAATGAACGAATAAGCGAAGTTGCAAAACTTGTAAGCGGAGAAGTTTTGACAAAAGAAAGTATTGAAAGTGCAAAGCAGCTAATCTTAAACAGACAATAG
- a CDS encoding DUF6588 family protein: MRKNLSVIIFLICFFPILVTAQVGVTLNKFTPDEASNYLRPLSTWFGTYLNSGTYYSADVDNIFGFKFSIIGMWTIIPDDQKTFKPNPKTEVIGEVEPTATVFGNRNGYFLSSTGFFTYPTGLSLKAVPMGIYQLSGSLFNTELMVRLFPRSNFDEVRLGLFGFGLKHEISSHIPLLPLDISVQFLYNNFYFEYIGKKTENFTKINSNNIAFNVHASKTFAGILIAYSGLQYESSSTDLDYYYESSVAADKINYVQIDGDNHFRFTVGGALKLGFFVINADVNFTKFTTFTTGLSLDF; the protein is encoded by the coding sequence ATGAGAAAAAATTTATCTGTAATTATATTTTTGATTTGCTTTTTCCCTATTCTCGTAACAGCACAAGTTGGAGTTACTCTAAACAAATTTACTCCTGATGAAGCTTCAAATTATTTAAGACCTTTGTCAACCTGGTTTGGTACTTACTTAAACTCAGGTACTTATTATAGTGCAGATGTTGATAATATTTTTGGATTTAAGTTTAGTATAATAGGAATGTGGACAATAATTCCAGACGACCAAAAAACATTTAAACCAAATCCTAAAACTGAAGTTATTGGTGAAGTTGAACCAACAGCAACTGTGTTTGGAAACAGGAATGGATACTTTTTAAGCAGCACAGGATTTTTTACTTACCCAACAGGTCTTTCTTTAAAAGCTGTTCCAATGGGCATTTATCAACTTTCCGGAAGTTTATTTAATACAGAATTGATGGTTCGGTTGTTTCCCAGATCAAACTTTGATGAAGTTAGGCTTGGTTTATTTGGTTTTGGATTAAAGCACGAAATCAGCAGTCACATACCGCTTTTGCCTCTCGATATTTCTGTTCAGTTCTTATACAACAATTTTTATTTTGAATATATCGGCAAAAAAACAGAAAATTTTACTAAAATTAATTCTAATAATATTGCATTTAATGTACACGCAAGTAAAACCTTTGCGGGAATACTAATTGCCTACAGCGGTTTACAATATGAATCTTCTTCAACTGACCTTGACTATTATTATGAAAGCTCAGTAGCTGCAGATAAAATTAATTATGTTCAGATAGATGGAGATAATCATTTTAGATTTACAGTTGGCGGTGCTTTGAAACTCGGATTCTTTGTAATCAATGCCGATGTAAACTTTACTAAGTTTACAACATTTACAACCGGTCTTTCATTAGATTTTTAA
- the hemW gene encoding radical SAM family heme chaperone HemW → MNNSAIYIHIPFCDHKCIYCDFYSIITTENIQSFLSALKKEISYYSSYSFDRNISSVFFGGGTPSLMTPDYIDEILNCLKSNFNIDKDAEITLETNPGTVDKEKLKAFKDTGINRISIGIQSFDENELKFLTRIHNSQTAANTVYDAAEVGFDNISIDLIFNLPDQTKERWKNNLKTAVELPIKHLSAYSLILEKGTILNKMVLDGKVTIQDEDYDADLYETTIDFLSSKGFLQYEVSNFAKPGYECLHNNAYWQYRDYLGFGPSAHSFVHNKRWWNFTSLKKYIEEVYQKNNALMNFEILGNDQQHEEYVMLAFRSSGLKLKEYKKRFSDEWITKNKQYLMKLRDENYLQIDPLEIKLTPKGYAVCDEILKNIL, encoded by the coding sequence TTGAATAATTCAGCAATTTATATTCACATCCCTTTTTGTGATCACAAATGTATTTACTGTGATTTTTATTCCATTATTACAACTGAAAATATTCAATCCTTTCTTTCTGCATTAAAAAAAGAAATCAGTTATTACTCGTCTTACAGTTTTGATAGAAATATTTCCTCTGTTTTTTTCGGAGGCGGTACTCCATCGTTAATGACTCCTGATTATATTGATGAAATTCTTAATTGTCTTAAAAGTAATTTTAATATTGATAAAGATGCAGAGATTACTTTAGAAACTAATCCCGGTACTGTTGATAAAGAAAAGTTAAAAGCATTTAAAGATACAGGAATAAACCGGATAAGCATTGGTATTCAATCTTTCGATGAGAATGAACTCAAATTTTTAACCAGAATTCACAACAGCCAAACAGCTGCTAATACAGTTTATGACGCTGCAGAAGTTGGTTTTGATAATATCAGCATTGATTTAATTTTTAACCTGCCAGATCAAACAAAAGAAAGATGGAAAAACAATCTTAAAACTGCTGTTGAGCTTCCGATTAAACATTTATCTGCTTATAGTCTTATTCTGGAAAAAGGAACAATACTTAACAAAATGGTTTTGGACGGCAAGGTTACAATTCAGGATGAAGATTATGATGCCGATCTTTATGAAACAACTATTGATTTCCTATCATCCAAAGGTTTCCTTCAGTATGAAGTTTCTAACTTTGCCAAACCGGGTTACGAGTGTTTACACAATAATGCTTATTGGCAGTACAGAGATTATTTGGGATTCGGACCTTCTGCACACTCATTCGTTCATAATAAAAGATGGTGGAATTTTACAAGTCTGAAAAAATATATTGAAGAAGTTTATCAAAAGAATAATGCATTAATGAATTTTGAAATACTTGGTAATGATCAGCAGCATGAAGAATATGTTATGCTTGCATTTAGAAGCTCGGGATTAAAACTAAAAGAATATAAAAAAAGATTTTCTGATGAGTGGATTACTAAGAACAAACAATACCTGATGAAGTTGAGAGATGAAAATTATTTACAAATAGATCCGCTGGAAATTAAACTTACACCTAAAGGTTATGCTGTTTGTGATGAAATATTAAAAAATATTCTTTAA
- a CDS encoding dicarboxylate/amino acid:cation symporter, with protein sequence MLKLKLHWQILIAFIIAVLLGLFFPQSSEYVKWLGDLFLRALKMIIVPLVFSSIVSGVVNLGSSSSLGRLGVKTMTYYITTSLAAIITGLILVDLIRPGVGADLGFRMEVHDLTSAAGSLNDIILRIVPTNLFEVFVKGDMLAIIFFALLFGFFIPRVSEQYSTPLINFFNSVFEVMMKLTSFIIKFAPIGILGIVTGIVADQASDKAKLVSMIEHLGIYMLTVLVGLAIHMFITLPLLLKIFGKVRPFLHFKALSLPLITAFSTSSSSATLPLTIEAVENNVGVSNKISSLVLPLGATINMDGTALYECVAAMFIAQAYGIELSFIQQMIVVVTALLASIGAAGIPMAGLVMMSIVLTAVGLPLEGVGLILAIDRPLDMCRTAVNVFSDTCGAAIIAKTEGEILKV encoded by the coding sequence ATGCTTAAACTAAAACTTCATTGGCAAATCCTTATCGCTTTTATTATTGCTGTTCTATTAGGACTGTTTTTCCCTCAGTCTTCCGAATATGTAAAGTGGCTTGGTGATCTTTTTCTGCGAGCACTAAAGATGATAATTGTTCCTTTAGTCTTTTCATCTATTGTTTCGGGAGTGGTGAATCTCGGTAGTTCAAGCAGCCTTGGAAGATTAGGCGTAAAAACCATGACATACTATATTACTACAAGCCTTGCAGCAATAATAACTGGTTTGATCCTCGTGGATCTTATACGCCCGGGTGTTGGAGCAGATCTTGGATTCAGAATGGAAGTACACGATCTGACCTCAGCTGCTGGCTCACTGAATGATATAATTTTAAGAATCGTTCCAACAAACCTTTTTGAAGTTTTTGTTAAAGGTGATATGCTTGCAATAATCTTCTTTGCATTGCTTTTCGGATTTTTTATTCCAAGAGTCTCAGAACAATATTCAACTCCGCTGATTAATTTTTTCAATTCTGTCTTTGAAGTAATGATGAAGCTGACATCATTTATTATAAAGTTTGCACCAATAGGAATATTAGGAATTGTAACGGGCATAGTTGCTGATCAGGCTTCAGATAAAGCTAAACTTGTTTCTATGATAGAACATCTGGGAATTTACATGTTAACTGTTCTTGTCGGACTGGCGATACATATGTTTATCACGCTTCCGCTGTTGTTAAAAATTTTTGGGAAAGTGCGTCCGTTTCTGCATTTTAAAGCATTATCTCTGCCTCTAATAACTGCGTTTTCAACTTCATCCTCTTCTGCAACATTACCTCTAACAATTGAAGCAGTTGAAAATAATGTCGGTGTATCAAATAAAATATCAAGCTTAGTGCTTCCTCTTGGAGCAACAATTAATATGGATGGCACTGCACTTTATGAATGTGTGGCAGCAATGTTTATTGCTCAGGCTTATGGAATCGAATTAAGTTTTATTCAGCAAATGATAGTGGTTGTAACCGCATTACTTGCATCTATTGGTGCTGCCGGAATTCCGATGGCAGGATTAGTAATGATGTCAATTGTGCTTACTGCTGTTGGCTTACCTTTAGAAGGTGTTGGTTTAATATTAGCTATTGACAGACCGTTAGATATGTGCAGAACTGCTGTTAATGTTTTTAGCGATACTTGCGGAGCAGCGATTATTGCCAAAACAGAAGGTGAAATTCTAAAAGTTTAA
- a CDS encoding M14 family zinc carboxypeptidase, with translation MRTIFTVLFFLLSINIFSQNYQKINISITSPNDFIRLSEAGINLEGSKLSKENELTIFVNDYELAAINSIGIPYKVLIADWQSHYNSMPKLNEKERQLVVSDSKKEFNVDGFGFGSMGGYYTYAEIAANLDSMYANYPNLITQKFSIGTSHENRTIWAVKISDNPNISENEPAVGFDALIHAREPQSMATLMYYMWYLLQNYGTNSEVTYLVDNREIYCVPCFNPDGYEYNRSTNPGGGGNWRKNRRNNGGGWYGVDLNRNFGYAWGYDNSGSSPDPSVETYRGPYAFSEPEAQAIRDLAILANYKTQFTMHSYGEYILYPWGYIDMETPDSLIYREFAALLTSKSGYEYGSGGQLLGYNSNGSERDWMYGEQTLKEKTYGYTIEIGDDFWPYQSQIFPIAQQNLSTMLYQTHLAGAYVQMIDPGYSEPFIDPGDNISMNSIFKNIGLSTAYNLDLQLTSLSPYITITSGTAQFDSIEARATASLTNPLAFSVSPSAPIDVTAKLLLTSSFSGNVVKKDTISFILGTQMFVFADSTNDPLVLWDVTSTPSSSPKWEATTLSYHSAPTSFTDSKIGNYIINATVTMTLKNAIDLSAYSNPKLKFWTKYETESGFDYCQVKASTNNGSTWIPLHGKYTQLGSGSLPSGQPLYSGTQSTWVEEVMNLAPYASSQFKLRFELKSDYAINKDGWYVDDIGIFYYGIVPVELTSFTAQVIDGKVSLKWQTATELNNSGFEIQKKRADEKNQNTEWNRVAFVNGKGTTTTANNYSFIDNELFNGKSLYRLKQIDFDGKFSYSNEVEVDYKAPVSYSLEQNFPNPFNPETEISFALAKSDNVILKIYNILGSEVATLVNEFMDAGKHTIKFNASDLTSGVYLYTIKSGNFTATRKMVLMK, from the coding sequence ATGAGAACTATTTTTACTGTTCTTTTTTTTCTTCTATCTATAAATATCTTTTCTCAAAACTATCAAAAGATAAATATCAGCATCACCTCTCCGAATGATTTTATCAGATTATCCGAAGCGGGAATCAATCTTGAAGGTTCAAAATTAAGTAAAGAAAATGAACTTACCATCTTTGTGAATGATTATGAATTGGCTGCAATTAATTCTATAGGAATTCCCTATAAGGTATTGATAGCAGACTGGCAATCTCACTATAACTCAATGCCAAAGCTTAATGAAAAAGAAAGACAGCTTGTTGTTTCAGACAGCAAAAAAGAATTCAATGTTGACGGTTTTGGTTTTGGTTCAATGGGCGGTTATTATACTTATGCTGAAATTGCTGCAAACCTTGATTCAATGTATGCAAATTATCCTAATCTTATCACTCAAAAGTTTTCTATTGGCACAAGCCATGAAAACAGAACAATCTGGGCAGTAAAAATATCCGATAATCCAAATATAAGTGAAAACGAACCAGCAGTTGGATTTGATGCTTTGATACACGCACGTGAGCCTCAGTCAATGGCAACGCTTATGTATTATATGTGGTACCTGCTACAGAATTACGGAACAAATTCAGAAGTAACTTATCTTGTAGATAACAGAGAAATATATTGTGTTCCTTGTTTCAATCCAGATGGATATGAATACAACAGAAGCACAAATCCAGGGGGCGGAGGTAACTGGCGAAAGAACAGAAGAAACAATGGCGGTGGATGGTACGGAGTGGATCTTAACAGAAATTTCGGATATGCATGGGGCTATGATAATTCCGGTTCAAGCCCAGATCCTAGCGTAGAAACTTACCGCGGACCTTATGCCTTTTCTGAACCTGAAGCTCAGGCAATCAGAGATCTTGCAATACTTGCAAATTATAAAACACAGTTTACTATGCACTCGTATGGTGAGTATATTTTATATCCCTGGGGATATATTGATATGGAAACTCCGGATTCGCTTATTTACAGGGAATTTGCCGCGCTGCTCACTTCTAAAAGCGGATATGAATATGGTTCAGGCGGACAGCTTTTAGGATATAATTCTAATGGAAGTGAAAGAGATTGGATGTATGGCGAGCAAACATTAAAAGAAAAAACTTATGGTTATACAATTGAGATCGGTGATGATTTCTGGCCTTATCAATCTCAGATATTTCCGATTGCACAACAGAATCTAAGTACAATGCTCTATCAAACTCATCTTGCAGGAGCTTATGTTCAAATGATTGATCCCGGTTACAGTGAACCATTTATTGATCCGGGCGATAATATTTCTATGAACAGTATTTTCAAAAATATTGGTCTGTCAACCGCTTATAATCTTGATTTACAATTAACTTCACTCAGCCCATATATAACAATAACATCCGGCACTGCACAATTTGATTCTATTGAAGCAAGAGCCACTGCATCTTTAACAAATCCGCTTGCATTTTCTGTATCTCCATCAGCACCTATAGATGTTACAGCTAAATTATTACTTACTTCAAGCTTTAGCGGAAATGTTGTTAAGAAGGATACAATAAGTTTCATTCTTGGTACACAGATGTTTGTATTTGCTGATTCAACAAATGATCCTTTAGTATTATGGGATGTTACAAGCACACCATCTTCAAGCCCAAAATGGGAAGCAACAACGCTTTCTTATCACTCTGCTCCAACATCTTTTACAGATAGTAAAATCGGAAATTATATTATTAATGCAACTGTAACTATGACATTAAAAAATGCAATAGATCTTTCCGCATATTCCAATCCAAAGTTAAAATTCTGGACTAAATATGAAACAGAGTCCGGATTCGACTATTGTCAGGTAAAAGCCTCAACTAATAATGGTTCAACATGGATTCCTCTGCATGGTAAATATACACAGCTCGGCTCAGGTTCACTGCCAAGCGGACAGCCATTATATAGCGGAACTCAAAGCACCTGGGTTGAAGAAGTAATGAATCTCGCTCCTTATGCCAGCAGTCAGTTCAAACTTAGATTCGAACTGAAGTCCGATTATGCTATTAACAAAGATGGATGGTATGTTGATGACATTGGAATTTTTTATTACGGAATTGTTCCCGTTGAGCTTACTTCATTTACAGCACAGGTAATTGATGGTAAAGTTAGTTTAAAATGGCAAACAGCTACTGAATTAAATAATTCAGGGTTTGAAATTCAAAAAAAGAGAGCAGATGAAAAGAATCAGAATACTGAATGGAATAGAGTTGCGTTTGTTAATGGAAAGGGCACGACAACTACCGCTAATAATTACTCTTTCATTGATAATGAATTATTTAATGGAAAATCATTATACAGACTTAAACAAATAGATTTTGACGGAAAGTTCTCATACTCAAATGAAGTAGAAGTTGATTACAAAGCCCCTGTATCATATTCACTTGAGCAGAATTTCCCAAATCCATTTAATCCCGAAACAGAAATTTCTTTTGCACTTGCAAAGTCTGATAATGTAATATTAAAAATCTATAACATACTTGGGTCAGAAGTGGCAACACTTGTTAATGAATTTATGGATGCTGGAAAACACACAATTAAATTCAATGCTTCTGATCTAACATCGGGAGTGTATCTTTACACAATTAAGTCAGGTAATTTTACAGCAACCCGAAAGATGGTTTTAATGAAGTAA